The Bacillus spongiae genome includes a window with the following:
- a CDS encoding transposase — protein sequence MASKNSRNYSEDFKKMVVELYHSGQSVSSLSSEYGVSEVTIYKWIKA from the coding sequence ATGGCATCAAAAAACAGTCGTAATTATAGTGAAGATTTTAAGAAAATGGTGGTCGAACTTTATCATTCAGGTCAATCGGTGAGTTCTTTAAGTAGCGAATATGGCGTATCTGAAGTCACAATTTATAAATGGATTAAAGCC